One region of Piliocolobus tephrosceles isolate RC106 unplaced genomic scaffold, ASM277652v3 unscaffolded_452, whole genome shotgun sequence genomic DNA includes:
- the LOC113220100 gene encoding LOW QUALITY PROTEIN: E3 ubiquitin-protein ligase HERC2-like (The sequence of the model RefSeq protein was modified relative to this genomic sequence to represent the inferred CDS: inserted 4 bases in 3 codons): protein MILAHCNLCLLGSSDSPASASQVGMMVRCCQAYEEVCEGDVGKVIKLDRDGLHDLNVQCDWQQKXGTYWVRYIHVELIGYPPPSSSHVKIGDKVRVKASVATPKYQWGSVTHQSVGVVKAFSANGKDTIVDXPQQTHWTGLLSEIELVPSIHPGVTCDGCQMFPISGSRIKCRNCEDFDFCETCFKTKKHNTRHTFGRTNEPGQSAVFCGCSGKQLKRCHSSQRGMLLDSWSRMAKSLNVSSSVNQASRLIDGSEPCWQSSGSQGKHWIRLEIFPDVLVHRLKMIVDPADSSYMPSLVVVSGGNSLNNLIELKTININPSDTTVPLLNDCTEYHRYIEIAIKQCRSSGIDCKIHGLILLGRIRAEEEDLAAVPFLASDNEEEEDEKDNSGSLITKKAAGLESAAAIRTKVFVWGLNDKDQLGGLKGSKIKVPSFSETLSALNVVQVAGGSKSLFAVTVEGKVYACGEATNGRLGLGISSGTVRIPRQITALSSYVLKKVAVHSGGRHATASTVDGEVFSWGEGDDGKLGHFSRMNCDKPRLIEALKTKRIRDIACGSSHSAALTSSGELYTWGLGEYGRLGHGDNTTQLKPKMVKVLLGHRVIQVACGSRDAQTLXLTDEGLVFSWDDGDFGKLGRGGSEGCNIPQNTERLNGQRVCQIECGAQFSLALTKSGVVWTWGKGDYFRLGHGSDVHVRKPQVVEGLRGKKIVHVAVGALHCLVVTDSGQACLQMPILCCQ, encoded by the exons atgatcttggctcactgcaacctctgcctcctgggttcaagcgattctcctgcctcagcctcccag GTGGGAATGATGGTTAGATGCTGCCAAGCGTATGAAGAAGTGTGTGAAGGTGATGTTGGCAAAGTCATCAAGCTGGACAGAGATGGATTGCATGATCTCAATGTGCAGTGTGACTGGCAGCAGA GGGGTACCTACTGGGTTAGGTACATTCATGTGGAACTTATAG GCTATCCTCCACCAAGTTCTTCTCACGTCAAGATTGGTGATAAAGTGCGGGTCAAAGCCTCTGTTGCCACACCGAAATACCAGTGGGGATCTGTGACTCATCAGAGTGTGGGGGTTGTGAAAG CTTTCAGTGCCAATGGAAAAGATACCATTGTCGA TCCCCAGCAGACTCACTGGACTGGGTTGCTGTCAGAAATAGAGTTGGTCCCCAGTATTCATCCTGGGGTTAC GTGTGATGGATGTCAGATGTTTCCTATCAGTGGATCCAGAATCAAATGCAGAAACTGTGAGGACTTTGATTTTTGTGAAACGTGTTTCAAGACCAAAAAACACAATACCAGGCATACATTTGGCAGAACAAATGAACCAG GTCAGTCTGCGGTATTTTGTGGCTGTTCTGGAAAACAGCTGAAGCGTTGCCACAGCAGCCAGCGAGGCATGCTGCTGGACAGCTGGTCCCGCATGGCGAAGAGCCTGAACGTGTCGTCCTCCGTGAACCAGGCATCCCGTCTCATCGACGGCAGCGAGCCCTGCTGGCAGTCATCAGGGTCGCAAGG aaagcaCTGGATTCGTTTGGAGATTTTCCCAGATGTTCTTGTTCATAGGTTAAAAATGATCGTAGATCCTGCTGACAGTAGCTACATGCCATCCCTGGTTGTAGTGTCAG GTGGAAATTCCCTGAATAACCTTATTGAACTAAAGACAATCAATATTAACCCTTCTGACACCACAGTGCCCCTTCTGAATGACTGCACAGAG TATCACAGGTATATTGAAATTGCCATAAAGCAGTGCAGGAGCTCAGGAATCGATTGTAAAATCCATGGTCTCATCCTGCTGGGACGGATCCGGGCAGAGGAGGAAGATTTGGCTGCAGTTCCTTTCTTAGCTTCAGATAacgaagaggaggaggatgagaaaGACAACAGCGGAAG CCTCATTACAAAGAAGGCTGCTGGGCTGGAATCGGCAGCTGCGATAAGAACCAAAGTGTTTGTGTGGGGTCTGAATGACAAGGACCAGCTGGGCGGGCTGAAAGGCTCCA AGATAAAGGTTCCTTCGTTCTCTGAGACACTGTCTGCTTTGAATGTGGTACAGGTGGCTGGTGGTTCTAAAAGTTTGTTTGCAG TGACTGTGGAAGGGAAGGTGTACGCCTGTGGAGAAGCCACGAATGGCCGGCTGGGGCTGGGCATTTCCAGCGGGACGGTGCGCATCCCACGGCAGATCACAGCTCTCAGCAGCTACGTGCTGAAGAAGGTGGCTGTTCACTCAG GTGGCCGGCACGCGACGGCTTCAACTGTCGATGGAGAAGTGTTCTCGTGGGGCGAAGGTGACGACGGAAAACTTGGACACTTCAGCAGAAT GAACTGTGACAAGCCAAGGCTGATCGAGGCCCTGAAAACCAAGCGAATCCGGGATATCGCCTGTGGGAGCTCGCACAGCGCGGCCCTCACATCCAGCGGAGAACTGTACACCTGGGGCCTTGGCGAGTATGGCCGGCTGGGACATGGGGATAATACGACCCAGCTAAAGCCCAAAATG GTGAAAGTCCTTCTTGGTCACAGAGTAATCCAGGTTGCATGTGGGAGTAGAGACGCACAGACCC GCCTGACCGATGAAG GTTTGGTATTTTCCTGGGATGATGGTGACTTTGGAAAATTGGGCCGGGGCGGAAGTGAAGGCTGTAACATTCCCCAGAACACTGAGAGACTGAATGGACAGAGGGTGTGCCAGATTGAGTGTGGAGCTCAGTTCTCCCTGGCGCTCACCAAGTCTGGAGTGGTGTGGACATG GGGAAAGGGGGATTACTTCAGGTTGGGCCATGGCTCTGACGTGCACGTGCGGAAACCGCAGGTGGTGGAAGGGCTAAGAGGGAAGAAGATCGTGCATGTGGCTGTCGGGGCCCTGCACTGCCTGGTGGTCACGGACTCGGGGCAG GCGTGCCTTCAGATGCCGATTCTTTGCTGCCAGTAA